In the Drosophila takahashii strain IR98-3 E-12201 chromosome 3R, DtakHiC1v2, whole genome shotgun sequence genome, one interval contains:
- the LOC138913272 gene encoding uncharacterized protein: MNDFTEQFFNNETESAETSTSTNKVDMSNVSYTQLTSNYEYPSTSTMLQMQKLNKNVEDLKDRLDKLDAENTKIQTRLLTEVIAQRKLVQEDLSNSSELCEQLEAEMINYNISDPAKFLRTMWKKIFTDEMASKYSWKGTNTKICVLSLAITTAVRSAFNQKFAVDEKQFSLVCSKWFQTANDRIKYYKKTEKK; the protein is encoded by the exons ATGAATGACTTTACCGagcaattttttaacaacGAAACGGAATCAGCGGAAACGTCAACTTCAACGAATAAAGTCGATATGTCCAACGTTTCCTACACCCAGTTAACTTCTAACTATGAATATCCTTCTACTTCAA cAATGTTGCAGAtgcaaaaattgaataaaaatgtagaaG atctTAAGGACCGCTTGGATAAATTGGATGCTGAAAATACAAAGATTCAAACTCGCCTACTAACGGAAGTGATAGCACAACGAAAGCTTGTACAAG agGACCTAAGCAATTCATCTGAATTGTGTGAACAACTG gaGGCTGAAATGATAAATTATAACATTTCCGATCCTGCTAAGTTTCTGCGCACAAtgtggaaaaaaatttttacggATGAAATGGCCTCTAAATATTCATGGAAGGGGACCAACACCAAAATCTGTGTCCTGAGCTTGGCAATAACAACGGCAGTTAGAA GTgcttttaatcaaaaatttgCTGTCGACGAGAAGCAATTCTCCTTAGTATGCAGCAAATGGTTCCAAACTGCCAATGATAGGATTAAGTATTataagaaaaccgaaaaaaaataa